The sequence GCGACCGCGCACGAGCTGGCGCGGGCGGGTCTGATCCGGCCGGCACGGGTCGTCGCCGTCGGGCAGTGGACGCGGGCGGAGCTCACCGACGACGGGCAGCGGGCGCTGGGCGGGACTCTCGCCGCGGCCTGAAGCAACCGTCCGGCAGGCTCGCGCGTGTACCCGCCGAGGACACCGCGAGGGGGACCCATGAAATTCGCTCCGGGGCTGCTCGGCGCCTGCCTGCTGCTGACCGCGTGCTCCGGCGCGCCCCCGGCGGCGCCGCCGACCGTGACCGTGACGGCACCCGCGACGCCGTCGGCGCCCGCCACCGCCGACCCGGCCGTGCTCGGCTGGATGGACGGATTCTGCGCCGTGATCCACGGCTACCGCGAACGCACCAACGACGAAGCGGGGGCGCCGAAGCCCGATCCGGGCTCGGTGGCCGAAGCGCAGCAGGTGCTGAGCGCGACCCTGGGCGGCATCGCGGCCCGCACCGGCGAGGTGGTCGACAAGCTGACGGCCCTGCCGCCGGCCCCGGTCCCGGTCGCCGAGAAGGTCCGGCAGGCATTCGTGACCAAGTACACGACGGCCCGCGACCGCGCGGCGGAGGCGAAGAAGGCCCTGGACGCCGCCAAACCGGGCGACGGCGCCTCCCAGGGGCCGGCCGCGGACGCTGTGAAGCAGGCACAACAGGACATCGACGGTACTTACGACCCGGTCGCGCCGATGGCGGAATCGCCGGAGCTGATGATGGCCGCGGCGACGGCGCCGGGCTGCAAGGGCTGACGCGCGCCGCGACCGAGTGCCGCAGCCCGGCCAGGCACCCGCCGCCTCATCTCGCCCAACGTCTTGAATGACTCATTCAGGTCCTCGGAGGTCCTGAATGACTCATTCAAGACGTGCGGTGAGGAAGCCGCCTCACCGCACCAGGGACGCCCGCAGCGGCAAGGACCGCGAAGAGTCACCGACCGACACCGTGAACCCGCCGCGCACCGGCTGCCACGCGTGCCCGGCCGTGTCCCACACCGAAAAGTCGCGCGCGTCCAGCCGGATCGTCACCCGCCGGGACTCCCCCGGCGCCAGCGAGACCCGCGAGAACCCCTTCAGCTGCCGAGGCGGTTCCCCGGCCGCCGCCGGGAAGCCCAGGTACAACTGGGCCACCTCGGCACCGGCCCGCCGCCCGGTGTTGCGGATCGTGAACGTCGCCGTCGCGCCGTCACCCGTGTTCCGCACCGACAGACCCGAGAACGCGAACGTCGTGTACGACAGGCCGTACCCGAACGGGAACAGCGGCGCCCGGCCCTGCGCGTCGAACCACCGGTACCCGACCTGCAGCCCCTCCGAATAAGTCGCGACCCCGTCCACCCCCGGGAACTGCGAAACCGTGTTCGCCGGGGTGTCCGCGTCCGCCGCCGGGAACGTGATCGGCAGCTTCGCCGACGGGTTGACGTCGCCGAACAGCACGCTCGCCACCGCCGCGCCGTCCTGCTGGCCGGGGTACCACGCCTGCAGGATCGCGGGCACCGAAGCCGCCCACGGCATCAGGACCGGGCCACCGCTCTTCACCACGACCACCGTGTGCGGGTTCGCCGCGGCGACGGCGGCCACCAGCGCGTCCTGGTCGCCCTCCAGCGCCAGGCTCGGCCGGTCCTTGCCCTCGGTCTCGTTGTCGCCGACCATCACGACGCTGACGTCCGCGGTGCCCGCCAGCGCGGCCGCCCGCGCGACGTCGCTGCCGTCATCGAGCGTCACCGCCGCACCCGGTACACGCTGCTGGAGGCCGGGTAATGGGTCCACTGTGGACGTCGGGATGACGGCCGAGCTGCCGCCGCCCCCGGTCTTGGCCCGGGTGGCGAACGGGCCGATGAGCGCGATCGACTTCACCGAAGGATCCAGCGGGAGCTGGGCGTGCTCATTGCGGAGCAGCACCATGCCGCGTTCGGCGAACTCCTTCGCGGCGGCGTCGTGCCGGTCGGTCGGCAGCGGCGAGAGCACCGGCGGGTGGTCGAACTGCCCGAAGGCGAACATCGTGCGGAACCGCGGCAGGAGCAGCTCGTCCACGCGCTGTTCGGTGACCTGCCCGGCGAGCACGGCCTGCTTCAGCTTGTCGCCGTACCAGGTGCCGTCGATCATCTCGAGGTTCATGCCCGCGGCCGCCGACCCGATCGTGCTGTGCGCGGCGCCCCAGTCCGACTGGACGAAGCCCTCGAAACCCCAGTCATCGCGCAGCTTGCCCTGCAGCAACGCCGGGTTCTCGCACATGAAGACGCCGTTGATCTTCGGGAACGCGCACATCACCGAGCCGGCGCGGCCTTCGACGACCGCCTGCTCGAAGTGCGGCAGGTAGATCTCGTTGAGCGTGCGCTCGTCGATGTGCTCGTCGATGCTGAAGCGCTGGGTCTCCTGGTTGTTCGCCGCGTAGTGCTTGACCTCGGCGATGGTGCCGTTCTCCTGGATGCCGCGGATGTCGGCGGCGGCCAGCGCGCCGGCGAGCACCGGGTCCTCCCCCGTGCCTTCGAACGTCCGGCCGTTGCGCGGGACGCGGGCGATGTTGATGTCCGGCGCCTCGGACACGTTGTGCGCGAGCGCGCGGGTTTCGGCGCCGATCAGCCGGCCGTAGCGGCGTGCGACGCCGGTGTCGAACGTCGACGCCAGCGCCATCGTGGCCGGCAGCGCGGTCGCCGGTTTCTGCGGTTTGTCGTCGGCCGGGCCCATGCCCGCCGGGCCGTTGGCGATGCGGAAGCCGGGCACGCCCAGACGCGGGATCGGCGGCACGAACCGCTGGTGCTCCGCGTCCGGCTGCAGGTGCAGCTGGGAGATCTTCTCGTCGAGGGTCATCGCCGCGATCAGCTCGGCGGCCCGGCGATCCGGTGCCTGCCGGGCATCGCGCCAAGGCTGCGTATCGGCCGCCGCCGGCGTCGCCAGCGACAAACCCAGGACCACCGCGAGAACGAGCCGTCCGGTGCGCATCGGCCAAGCTAACCCCATACGTGACCGGGAAACACAGCCACGACGATGTTCACGTACATGAAATTTCCGGCGGACTCAACCGTTTCCCCGGCTCAAGCGTGGGAGGAGCACGAAGGAGAGGGGACGAACCATGGTCAAGAAAACCCTGATCGGCCTAATGGCGGCGAGCGCGGCGACGGTCGCGCTCGCGGCCCCGGCGAGCGCGTCCGACGTCGGCTGGGGACTGACCCAGCAGGTGGAGCCGGGCGGCCGGGTCGACGCGGAAACCCACGCGGCGCTGGGCGGCTGCTCGCCGAAGACCGCGGTCACGTCGAAGGGATTCGCCGCGCCGCTGGTGTTCACCGAGGGCGGCAACTGGGGCCGCGCCGGCGGCCACACCACGGCGATCATGACGCCGGGCAAGTACACCGCGCAGTTCACCTGCTCGGACGGGCGCGTGGCCACCGGCAGCTTCACCATCCTCGGCACGCCGCCGCCGAGCAGCTCGGCGCACCCGAAACCGCCCACGACGAAGCCGAAGCCGCCGGCGACGTCGAAGGCCCCCAAGCCGGCGAAGCCGCAGGTCGCGGTCAAGCCGGCCGGTGCACCGCAGACGGGGGACGGCTCGCTGAGCTGATCCCCACCCCGGACACCCCGGGCGGCGCGTGCTCCCCAGGCCCGCCGCCCGGGGCCCGGCGTCAACGGACCGCGGCCAGCCGCAACGCCCGGTACACGAACTGCTGGTCCCCCAGCCGGTGCCGCAGGTCGCGCTCCAGCCCCGCGATCGGGTACAGGTTCTGCGGCGCCCGCGAATCCTTGTAAGCCACCGAAGCGAACCGTCCCAGCACCGCCTGCGTGAGGTTCGCCAGCCCGGCCACCTCGGCGCGCCCGAGGTGCGGCGCCGCCTCCACCCGCACGACCCCGGACCACGGCGGCCCGCCCACCGACGGCAGGCGCAGGTACCAGGAGTGCCGGACCCAGGTGGTCCCCATCAGGAACACCGGCGTGCGCTGGTGCGGCCCGAGCGCGCCGACCATCGCGTTGAGCTCGCCGGGCAGGTACGTCGTCTGGTGGCTCTTGATGAACCCGACCGCCCGCTCGAGGTGCGCGCGCCCGCGCAGCGGACCGTCCACGACCAGCAGGTCGCCGCGCACGTGGCTCGCCGTGCGCGCCCGGACCGCCGTCTCCTCCTCGACCAGCGCCAGCTGTTCCTGCAACGCCGAGGACAGCACCACCGGCAGCGGCTTGTCGTCCTTGGCCGCCGCGCGGTGGGCCGTGTAGAGGCCGGCCGGGGTCGCGATGTCGTCGGCCTGCGGGGCCACCGTGAACAGCCCGCGCCGGACGTCGGTGCCGACGACGTGCGCCTGCCCCTCGCAGCAGCACACCACGCCGGCCGCGTAGGAGGCGCAGATCCCGATCGACGCCGAGTTCGTGCCCGCCGGGTCGTCGATCCAGACGCGCGCGTCGATCCGCCGGACGCCGTCGACGAACAGCACGGCTTCGGGCGGTGTCACCGGCGAAGGGTCGATCGGCGCCCACTCGTCTTCCGGGACTTCGACGTCGAGCTCGACCTCGGCCTGGGAGCGGCCCAGTTCC is a genomic window of Amycolatopsis lexingtonensis containing:
- a CDS encoding glycoside hydrolase family 3 C-terminal domain-containing protein, which codes for MRTGRLVLAVVLGLSLATPAAADTQPWRDARQAPDRRAAELIAAMTLDEKISQLHLQPDAEHQRFVPPIPRLGVPGFRIANGPAGMGPADDKPQKPATALPATMALASTFDTGVARRYGRLIGAETRALAHNVSEAPDINIARVPRNGRTFEGTGEDPVLAGALAAADIRGIQENGTIAEVKHYAANNQETQRFSIDEHIDERTLNEIYLPHFEQAVVEGRAGSVMCAFPKINGVFMCENPALLQGKLRDDWGFEGFVQSDWGAAHSTIGSAAAGMNLEMIDGTWYGDKLKQAVLAGQVTEQRVDELLLPRFRTMFAFGQFDHPPVLSPLPTDRHDAAAKEFAERGMVLLRNEHAQLPLDPSVKSIALIGPFATRAKTGGGGSSAVIPTSTVDPLPGLQQRVPGAAVTLDDGSDVARAAALAGTADVSVVMVGDNETEGKDRPSLALEGDQDALVAAVAAANPHTVVVVKSGGPVLMPWAASVPAILQAWYPGQQDGAAVASVLFGDVNPSAKLPITFPAADADTPANTVSQFPGVDGVATYSEGLQVGYRWFDAQGRAPLFPFGYGLSYTTFAFSGLSVRNTGDGATATFTIRNTGRRAGAEVAQLYLGFPAAAGEPPRQLKGFSRVSLAPGESRRVTIRLDARDFSVWDTAGHAWQPVRGGFTVSVGDSSRSLPLRASLVR